The following coding sequences lie in one Syntrophorhabdaceae bacterium genomic window:
- a CDS encoding crossover junction endodeoxyribonuclease RuvC — protein MIILGIDPGLASTGFGALRCDGPAPVLLKCGHIKTFSHDRMADRLMQIHQDVDRIIDQVQPDLVALEDVFSLVRYPRAGILLGSVLGVLYLTARQKGIPVQEIAPKEIKNSLVGFGNAGKKQIKDAVVNTLKVGDISSFHASDALAVALAVYYRRDYRRVV, from the coding sequence ATGATCATTCTAGGCATTGACCCAGGTCTTGCCAGTACCGGTTTTGGGGCACTGCGATGCGACGGACCGGCGCCGGTGCTCCTGAAATGCGGGCACATAAAGACTTTCTCCCATGATAGGATGGCGGACAGGTTGATGCAGATCCATCAGGACGTCGATCGCATCATCGATCAGGTGCAGCCCGACCTTGTTGCCCTGGAAGATGTTTTTTCCCTTGTTCGCTACCCAAGGGCGGGCATACTTCTCGGAAGTGTCCTCGGGGTTCTCTACCTGACTGCCCGGCAGAAGGGGATTCCCGTTCAGGAAATCGCGCCGAAGGAGATCAAGAATTCCCTCGTGGGCTTCGGCAATGCCGGCAAGAAGCAGATCAAGGACGCCGTGGTGAACACGCTGAAGGTTGGAGACATCTCCTCCTTCCATGCATCTGATGCGCTCGCCGTGGCGCTTGCGGTCTATTACCGCAGGGACTACCGGAGGGTGGTGTGA